One Dioscorea cayenensis subsp. rotundata cultivar TDr96_F1 chromosome 15, TDr96_F1_v2_PseudoChromosome.rev07_lg8_w22 25.fasta, whole genome shotgun sequence genomic region harbors:
- the LOC120277167 gene encoding pre-mRNA-splicing factor CWC25 homolog: MALKFLNKKGWHTGSLRNIENVWKAEQKHDAEQKKLEELRKQIQEERERSEFRLLQEQAGLVPSQERLDFLYESGLAVGKGSSDSGFKALEGPPAPAAAAPESSGAKAVAPGALFEDKPQSANDAWRKLHSDPLLLIRQREQEALARIKNNPIQMAMIRKSVETEKKRKSGKKEKRDKKSHKKHHRSESRGKKHSSEVHSASEESSEDEDGRERRDRPSERHRHSKSDREKHSKRVYSDSEDISDIEEERKKRDHPKSNPLQHRSLKHDKRSSRTSSDLGGRREEEDRRKDNDHLRYEKQSSKSQSELKHTIDHEEDIRRRYQSSRSRSEEEGRRKDYDHSSKTHPHSNYTIDEKEDRGKRHKSTYEHQNSKNDLVNEPRKTNIQEQRRGYGYNRHHSAPKLSEEERAARLREMQLDAELHEEQRFKRLKKAADVDAQEALQSGSSGGKNFLDTAQKSIFGTEKGGCSTIEESVRRRAFYSQGSSAASESNAFRR, from the exons ATGGCGCTGAAGTTTTTGAACAAGAAGGGATGGCATACGGGCTCTCTTCGGAACATTGAGAACGTGTGGAAGGCCGAGCAGAAGCATGACGCCGAGCAGAAGAAGCTCGAGGAGCTCCGCAAGCAGATCCAGGAAGAGCGAGAGCGCTCCGAGTTCCGTCTTCTCCAAGAGCAAGCTGGTCTCGTCCC GAGTCAGGAAAGGTTGGATTTTTTATATGAGTCAGGTTTGGCCGTCGGGAAGGGAAGCTCGGATTCGGGGTTCAAAGCACTCGAGGGGCCGCCTGCTCCTGCTGCTGCGGCGCCTGAGTCGAGTGGTGCAAAG GCAGTTGCTCCAGGGGCTTTATTTGAGGATAAGCCTCAGTCAGCAAATGATGCATGGAGGAAACTTCACTCTGACCCCCTACTTCTCATCAGACAGCGTGAGCAAGAAGCACTTGCTAGGATAAAAAATAATCCCATTCAGATGGCGATGATTCGGAAATCT GTGGAAACTGAGAAGAAACGGAAGTCGGGGAAGAAAGAGAAACGAGATAAGAAATCACATAAGAAGCATCACCGCAGTGAATCAAGGGGTAAGAAGCACTCTTCTGAAGTCCATTCAGCTTCAGAAGAATCAAGTGAAGATGAGGATGGTAGAGAAAGAAGAGATCGCCCGTCTGAGCGTCACCGTCATTCAAAATCAGACAGGGAGAAACATTCTAAGAGAGTATATTCAGATTCAGAAGACATAAGTGACATtgaggaagagagaaaaaagcgGGATCATCCAAAATCTAACCCGCTTCAACATCGTTCTTTGAAGCATGACAAACGTTCGTCCAGAACAAGTTCTGATTTAGGAGGTAGGAGAGAAGAggaagatagaagaaaggataaTGACCATTTAAGATATGAGAAGCAATCATCTAAAAGTCAGTCTGAGTTGAAGCACACGATTGATCACGAGGAAGATATAAGAAGAAGATATCAGTCATCTAGAAGCAGGAGTGAAGAGGAAGGCCGAAGAAAGGATTATGACCATTCATCCAAAACCCATCCACACTCGAATTACACAATTGATGAAAAGGAAGATAGAGGAAAGAGACATAAATCAACATATGAGCATCAAAATTCCAAGAATGATCTTGTTAATGAGCCTAGGAAAACCAATATCCAAGAGCAGCGTCGGGGATATGGCTATAACCGGCATCATAGTGCTCCAAAGCTCTCAGAAGAAGAAAGAGCAGCCAGGTTGAGAGAAATGCAACTCGATGCAGAGCTTCATGAGGAGCAAAGGTTCAAGAGGCTGAAGAAGGCGGCAGACGTTGATGCACAAGAGGCTCTCCAGTCAGGCTCATCCGGAGGCAAGAACTTTCTTGACACTGCTCAAAAGAGCATATTCGGAACAGAAAAAGGAGGATGCTCCACCATTGAAGAGAGCGTTCGCCGACGTGCCTTCTACTCTCAAGGCAGTTCCGCAGCAAGTGAAAGCAACGCCTTCCGCCGTTGA
- the LOC120277166 gene encoding probable protein phosphatase 2C 66, which translates to MGACLSTQSPAAAAAGTPPDGVASSRCVFGSKEEKRRKLKQKREKENGGLFERRLVAGSGVGREMSEEELHDTPGRMFLNGASEVACLFTQQGKKGTNQDAMIVWENFASRSDTIFCGVFDGHGPFGHMVAKKVRDSLPLKLCEQWRANSSSINSPQQNGSAHGSMNSVQIASIDDQWGESFDVDENGKLPEAFSSLKQSFLKAFKLMDIELKLHPSIDCFCSGTTAVTVLKQGHNLVIGNVGDSRAVMGTRDKDNKLVPVQLTVDLKPNLPREAARIQQCRGRVFALQDEPEVARVWLPNNDSPGLAMARAFGDFCLKDYGLISVPDISYRELTEKDEFVVLATDGIWDVLSNKDVVDIVSAAPSRSTAARALVDCAVRTWRLKFPTSKIDDCATVVLFLDVPFSSDQPEGCTSENPQIDSAPADSSISSLTKEETSNEEDVQVSVTSEANASASTLGNPQNACNTNEIMPEPKEPKLEKAPDRCQSTRSLADCISTAEEEEWTALEGVTRVNSLLNLPRFLVSDDKSPNRKTPKWKKWL; encoded by the exons ATGGGTGCCTGCCTCTCTACACAGTCTCCGGCGGCGGCGGCCGCCGGAACGCCACCGGACGGAGTGGCCTCATCCCGTTGTGTCTTTGGCTCCAAGGAGGAGAAGAGGAGGAAGCTGAAgcagaaaagagagaaagaaaatggAGGCTTGTTTGAGAGGAGATTGGTGGCTGGTTCCGGTGTAGGTCGAGAAATGTCGGAGGAGGAGCTCCATGATACGCCGGGGAGGATGTTCCTTAACGGGGCTAGTGAGGTCGCTTGCTTGTTTACACAGCAGGGGAAGAAGGGAACCAATCAGGATGCTATGATTGTCTGGGAG AATTTTGCTTCAAGAAGTGACACCATCTTCTGTGGAGTTTTTGATGGCCATGGTCCATTTGGTCATATGGTAGCAAAGAAGGTCAGAGATTCACTTCCACTCAAGTTGTGTGAACAATGGAGAGCTAATAGCAGCAGCATCAACAGCCCTCAACAAAATGGCAGTGCACATGGAAGTATGAATTCTGTTCAAATAGCATCTATTGATGATCAATGGGGTGAATCTTTTGATGTTGATGAGAACGGAAAGCTACCTGAGGCATTTTCGTCGCTCAAACAGTCTTTCTTAAAGGCTTTTAAGTTAATGGATATAGAACTAAAACTTCACCCATCAATTGACTGTTTTTGCAGTGGGACTACTGCTGTTACTGTATTGAAGCAG GGTCACAATCTTGTCATTGGAAATGTTGGAGACTCAAGAGCAGTAATGGGCACACGAGACAAAGACAACAAATTGGTTCCTGTGCAATTGACTGTTGATTTGAAGCCCAACCTTCCCA gAGAAGCTGCTAGAATTCAGCAATGCAGAGGAAGAGTGTTTGCCTTGCAGGATGAACCAGAAGTTGCTCGTGTGTGGTTGCCGAACAATGACTCACCTGGATTGGCCATGGCTAGGGCATTTGGAGATTTCTGCCTAAAAGATTATGGGTTAATTTCAGTTCCTGATATTTCATATCGGGAACTCACCGAAAAAGATGAATTTGTGGTTCTTGCAACTGACGGG ATATGGGACGTTCTTTCAAACAAAGATGTGGTGGATATAGTGTCTGCAGCACCGAGCCGTTCAACTGCTGCCAGAGCTCTTGTAGATTGTGCTGTCCGGACCTGGAGACTCAAATTCCCCACATCAAAAATTGATGACTGCGCCACTGTGGTTCTGTTCTTAGATGTGCCCTTCTCATCAGACCAACCAGAGGGATGTACCTCTGAAAATCCACAGATAGATTCAGCTCCAGCAGATTCATCGATCTCGAGCTTGACAAAAGAAGAAACATCCAATGAGGAAGATGTTCAAGTATCAGTCACTAGCGAAGCTAATGCATCTGCTTCCACATTAGGAAATCCACAAAATGCTTGCAACACCAATGAGATCATGCCGGAACCTAAGGAGCCAAAGTTAGAAAAGGCTCCTGATCGGTGCCAATCCACACGCAGCCTTGCTGATTGCATATCTACTGCAGAAGAGGAAGAATGGACTGCTCTTGAAGGTGTCACCAGAGTAAACTCTCTGCTAAACCTCCCGAGATTCCTAGTGAGTGACGATAAATCTCCAAACCGGAAGACTCCAAAATGGAAGAAGTGGTTATAG